A genomic window from Herbiconiux aconitum includes:
- a CDS encoding class I SAM-dependent methyltransferase, whose product MVIVRNDSGWVAQIQAADRLSAAQYSAMAEWIAPEPHSTILDIGCGPGGFLPYLADVAPTAHIVAADHDDESLDAARSLVTTLALGDRVLIEHGNVLDPDSQSGPFDLVVTRQMVRHLPDQIDAIRRLAARLAPGGRLIVGEGGLAPHYLPFELGRGTPGLMYRLVTAQAIRYAGMRAELDHPVASRFGWNVVLEKAGLVVEETTSFVWDIPAPVADDARAHIRSTLLRLLTGPTRRYLVDEDVDTLEWLLNRSNPDGIDFRRDVFILGASTLHRCALP is encoded by the coding sequence GTGGTCATCGTGCGGAACGACAGCGGTTGGGTGGCGCAGATCCAGGCTGCCGACCGCCTGTCGGCCGCCCAGTACTCCGCGATGGCCGAGTGGATCGCGCCGGAGCCGCATTCCACCATCCTCGATATCGGTTGCGGGCCCGGCGGATTCCTCCCCTACCTGGCCGATGTCGCCCCGACCGCACACATCGTGGCGGCCGATCACGACGACGAATCGCTCGACGCCGCGCGTTCGCTGGTCACCACGCTCGCACTCGGCGACCGCGTGCTGATCGAGCACGGCAACGTCCTCGACCCGGACAGCCAGTCCGGTCCCTTCGATCTCGTCGTCACCCGTCAGATGGTGCGGCACCTGCCCGACCAGATCGACGCCATCCGCCGACTCGCTGCCCGGCTGGCACCCGGCGGCCGGTTGATCGTCGGCGAGGGCGGGCTGGCGCCGCACTACCTCCCGTTCGAACTCGGCCGGGGCACACCGGGGCTGATGTACCGCCTGGTCACGGCGCAGGCCATCCGTTACGCCGGCATGCGGGCCGAGCTCGATCATCCGGTCGCCTCCCGCTTCGGCTGGAACGTGGTGCTCGAGAAGGCGGGCCTCGTGGTGGAGGAGACGACGAGCTTCGTCTGGGACATCCCGGCGCCGGTCGCCGACGACGCCCGGGCGCACATCCGCAGCACCCTCCTCCGGTTGCTGACCGGCCCGACGCGACGGTATCTGGTCGACGAAGACGTCGACACCCTGGAGTGGCTGCTCAACCGGTCGAACCCCGACGGCATCGACTTTCGGCGTGACGTGTTCATCCTCGGCGCCTCGACCCTGCACCGCTGCGCCCTGCCCTGA
- a CDS encoding VOC family protein, which yields MKLNRVHHIAVIATDYERSKAFYLDVLGCTLLSEVYRSERDSWMGDLALNGEYLIELFSFPSPPPRPTGPEATGLRHLAFEVDSVAEAREELLRKGVPCEELRTDPHTGKAMMFFTDPDGQPLELYEA from the coding sequence GTGAAACTGAACCGGGTGCACCACATCGCCGTCATCGCCACCGACTACGAGCGATCGAAGGCCTTCTACCTCGACGTGCTCGGCTGCACCCTGCTGAGCGAGGTCTACCGCTCCGAACGGGATTCCTGGATGGGTGATCTGGCGCTGAACGGCGAGTACCTGATCGAGTTGTTCTCCTTTCCCTCCCCGCCGCCGCGGCCCACCGGGCCCGAAGCGACGGGGCTCCGGCACCTGGCGTTCGAGGTCGATTCGGTGGCCGAAGCGCGTGAGGAGCTCCTTCGCAAGGGCGTGCCGTGCGAAGAGCTCCGCACCGATCCGCACACCGGCAAGGCGATGATGTTCTTCACCGACCCCGACGGGCAGCCGCTCGAGCTCTACGAGGCGTAG